Proteins from a single region of Corvus moneduloides isolate bCorMon1 chromosome 19, bCorMon1.pri, whole genome shotgun sequence:
- the ELAC2 gene encoding zinc phosphodiesterase ELAC protein 2 isoform X2, protein MSEGPSAARPARRPKDVPRHVWARERRRNAGTGLAGPNTVYVQVVAAGSRDAGAAVYVFSEFNRYLFNCGEGTQRAMQEHKLKISHLDSIFLSRVSWANVGGLPGMILTLKAIGLQRCVFLGPPKLQNYLKAIRLFPGPLKRMDLAVQLHTEPEYKDETMTVCQIPLTGDEQKCARRHPDLVTAFLCKIHPRKGKFLAAKAQEMGLPVGTPAILPIITALKNGESITFEGRELFPEELCTPTDPGPVFLVLECPHEGFVDAVCENETFRRYQEGVPEHQVALVIHMTPESVLRDGRYQQWMERFGPGTQHLVLNENSSAVHNPRSYKIQTQLNLIHPEIFPLLTTYQSKEAEAACPVPIVRGECLLKYHLRPQQEWQRDAVTVCDPDTFVSEALDLPDFQTRVKECKESLSAVPGNAGAYPEIVFLGTGSAIPMKIRNVSSTLVNTSATRSLLLDCGEGTFGQLCRHYGEQVDQVLCNLVAVFVSHMHTDHHSGLVNILMERRRAFAALGQAFSPLFLVAPEQIMPWLHEYHNNCEEILGDIKMIPSQSLVKGCENIRPKAKEFVSSLLESYDLAEFQTCEVQHCKNAFACSVIHKSGWKVVYSGDTMPCMALVQMGKNANLLIHEATLEDGMEKEAIEKTHSTTSQAIQTGMKMNAEFIMLNHFSQRYAKIPLFSEDFSEKVGIAFDHMRVRFGDFPAIPKLIPPLKALFADDIVEMEERKEKRELRLLKETALVLDKLTRGDSTEAACQKRKQAKNHQEVPDKKLKTVN, encoded by the exons ATGTCCGAGGGGCCCTCGGCGGCGCGGCCGGCGCGGCGGCCCAAGGACGTGCCCCGGCACGTGTGGGCCCGCGAGCGGCGGCGGAACGCGGGCACGGGCCTGGCGGGGCCCAACACGGTGTACGTGCAGGTGGTGGCGGCCGGGAGCCGCGACGCAGGGGCCGCCGTGTATGTGTTCTCCGAGTTCAACCG GTATCTGTTCAACTGCGGCGAGGGCACGCAGCGCGCCATGCAGGAGCACAA GCTGAAGATCTCCCACCTGGACAGCATCTTCCTCAGCCGCGTGTCCTGGGCCAACGTCGGGGGGCTGCCAG GTATGATTCTCACACTGAAGGCTATAGGGCTTCAGAGGTGCGTGTTCCTGGGGCCACCAAAGCTG CAAAACTACTTGAAAGCCATTCGCCTCTTTCCCGGGCCCCTCAAGAGGATGGATTTAG ctgtgcagTTGCACACAGAGCCTGAGTACAAGGATGAGACCATGACTGTCTGCCAAATACCTCTGACAG GTGATGAGCAGAAGTGTGCTAGGAGGCATCCTGATCTGGTGACGGCTTTTCTGTGTAAA ATTCACCCAAGGAAGGGGAAGTTCCTAGCAGCTAAAGCGCAGGAGATGGGCCTGCCAGT GGGAACTCCAGCCATCCTTCCCATAATTACAGCTCTCAAAAATGGGGAGAGCATCACTTTTGAAGGCAGAGAG ctcttccctgaggagctgtgCACCCCCACTGACCCTGGCCCAGTGTTCCTGGTGCTGGAGTGTCCTCATGAGGGCTTTGTGGATGCTGTCTGTGAAAACGAGACCTTCCGAAG GTACCAGGAGGGAGTTCCTGAGCACCAGGTGGCCTTGGTCATTCACATGACTCCCGAGTCAGTGCTTCGAGATGGCCGCTACCAGCAGTGGATGGAGAG ATTCGGGCCTGGCACTCAGCACTTGGTGCTCAATGAAAACTCCTCTGCTGTGCACAACCCACGCAGCTACAAGATCCAAACTCAGCTGAACCTCATCCACCCAGAGATCTTCCCTCTGCTCACCACCTACCAGAGCAAG GAAGCAGAGGCTGCTTGCCCTGTGCCTATCGTGCGAGGGGAGTGCCTCCTGAAATACCACCTCAGGCCTCAGCAGGAGTGGCAGAG AGATGCTGTGACTGTCTGTGATCCTGACACGTTTGTTAGTGAAGCCTTGGATCTCCCTGACTTCCAGACCCGTGTGAAGGAGTGCAAAGAGAGCCTGTCTGCTGTACCAG GAAATGCGGGTGCTTATCCTGAGATTGTGTTCTTGGGAACAGGATCTGCAATTCCAATGAAAATCCGCAATGTCAGCTCCACGCTGGTGAACACCAG TGCTACccgctccctgctgctggactGTGGAGAAGGAACCTTTGGACAGCTCTGCCGCCACTACGGAGAGCAAGTTGACCAAGTGCTGTGTAACCTGGTGGCTGTGTTTGTGTCCCACATGCACACGGATCATCATTCG GGGCTGGTGAATATCCTGATGGAGCGAAGGAGAGCTTTT GCAGCCCTTGGTCAGGCTTTCAGCCCTCTGTTTCTGGTAGCACCTGAGCAGATCATGCCTTGGCTGCATGAGTACCACAATAACTGTGAGGAGATTCTTGGAGACATCAA AATGATTCCTTCTCAGTCTCTTGTGAAAGGCTGTGAGAACATCAGACCCAAAGCCAAGGAGTTTGTGAGCTCTCTCTTAGAGAGCTACGACCTGGCTGAG TTTCAGACCTGTGAAGTCCAACActgtaaaaatgcttttgcatgTTCAGTGATCCACAAGTCTGGCTGGAAAGTAGTTTATTCTGGTGATACAATGCCCTGCATGGCCTTAGTGCAAATGG GTAAAAATGCCAACCTGCTGATCCACGAAGCCACGCTGGAAGATGGCATGGAAAAAGAAGCTATAGAGAAGACCCACAG CACGACCTCCCAGGCCATCCAGACTGGGATGAAGATGAATGCAGAGTTCATCATGCTCAATCACTTCAGTCAGAGATACGCCAAGATCCCACTGTTCAGCGAAGACTTCAGCGAGAAGGTTGGCATTGCCTTTGACCACATGAGG GTACGTTTCGGTGACTTCCCGGCCATCCCGAAGCTGATCCCGCCCCTGAAGGCTTTGTTTGCAGACGACATCGTGGAGATGGAGGAGCGCAAGGAGAAGAGGGAGCTGCGGCTGCTGAAGGAGACTGCCCTGGTGCTGGACAAACTGACCAGGGGGGACAGCACGGAGGCAGCGTGCCAGAAACGGAAACAAGCCAAGAACCATCAGGAAGTGCCAGACAAGAAGCTTAAAACAGTCAACTGA
- the ELAC2 gene encoding zinc phosphodiesterase ELAC protein 2 isoform X1 gives MSEGPSAARPARRPKDVPRHVWARERRRNAGTGLAGPNTVYVQVVAAGSRDAGAAVYVFSEFNRYLFNCGEGTQRAMQEHKLKISHLDSIFLSRVSWANVGGLPGMILTLKAIGLQRCVFLGPPKLQNYLKAIRLFPGPLKRMDLAVQLHTEPEYKDETMTVCQIPLTGKSLAAESTFPQSPGASPQGGNSPKGDTGPGSPRAAQQSLEEGKGKESPKKTGDEQKCARRHPDLVTAFLCKIHPRKGKFLAAKAQEMGLPVGTPAILPIITALKNGESITFEGRELFPEELCTPTDPGPVFLVLECPHEGFVDAVCENETFRRYQEGVPEHQVALVIHMTPESVLRDGRYQQWMERFGPGTQHLVLNENSSAVHNPRSYKIQTQLNLIHPEIFPLLTTYQSKEAEAACPVPIVRGECLLKYHLRPQQEWQRDAVTVCDPDTFVSEALDLPDFQTRVKECKESLSAVPGNAGAYPEIVFLGTGSAIPMKIRNVSSTLVNTSATRSLLLDCGEGTFGQLCRHYGEQVDQVLCNLVAVFVSHMHTDHHSGLVNILMERRRAFAALGQAFSPLFLVAPEQIMPWLHEYHNNCEEILGDIKMIPSQSLVKGCENIRPKAKEFVSSLLESYDLAEFQTCEVQHCKNAFACSVIHKSGWKVVYSGDTMPCMALVQMGKNANLLIHEATLEDGMEKEAIEKTHSTTSQAIQTGMKMNAEFIMLNHFSQRYAKIPLFSEDFSEKVGIAFDHMRVRFGDFPAIPKLIPPLKALFADDIVEMEERKEKRELRLLKETALVLDKLTRGDSTEAACQKRKQAKNHQEVPDKKLKTVN, from the exons ATGTCCGAGGGGCCCTCGGCGGCGCGGCCGGCGCGGCGGCCCAAGGACGTGCCCCGGCACGTGTGGGCCCGCGAGCGGCGGCGGAACGCGGGCACGGGCCTGGCGGGGCCCAACACGGTGTACGTGCAGGTGGTGGCGGCCGGGAGCCGCGACGCAGGGGCCGCCGTGTATGTGTTCTCCGAGTTCAACCG GTATCTGTTCAACTGCGGCGAGGGCACGCAGCGCGCCATGCAGGAGCACAA GCTGAAGATCTCCCACCTGGACAGCATCTTCCTCAGCCGCGTGTCCTGGGCCAACGTCGGGGGGCTGCCAG GTATGATTCTCACACTGAAGGCTATAGGGCTTCAGAGGTGCGTGTTCCTGGGGCCACCAAAGCTG CAAAACTACTTGAAAGCCATTCGCCTCTTTCCCGGGCCCCTCAAGAGGATGGATTTAG ctgtgcagTTGCACACAGAGCCTGAGTACAAGGATGAGACCATGACTGTCTGCCAAATACCTCTGACAG GAAAATCACTGGCTGCTGAAAGTACATTCCCCCAGAGTCCTGGAGCATCTCCCCAAGGTGGAAATAGCCCCAAAGGGGACACAGGGCCTGGATCCCCAAGAGCTGCACAGCAAAGcttggaggaaggaaagggaaaagaaagccCAAAGAAGACAG GTGATGAGCAGAAGTGTGCTAGGAGGCATCCTGATCTGGTGACGGCTTTTCTGTGTAAA ATTCACCCAAGGAAGGGGAAGTTCCTAGCAGCTAAAGCGCAGGAGATGGGCCTGCCAGT GGGAACTCCAGCCATCCTTCCCATAATTACAGCTCTCAAAAATGGGGAGAGCATCACTTTTGAAGGCAGAGAG ctcttccctgaggagctgtgCACCCCCACTGACCCTGGCCCAGTGTTCCTGGTGCTGGAGTGTCCTCATGAGGGCTTTGTGGATGCTGTCTGTGAAAACGAGACCTTCCGAAG GTACCAGGAGGGAGTTCCTGAGCACCAGGTGGCCTTGGTCATTCACATGACTCCCGAGTCAGTGCTTCGAGATGGCCGCTACCAGCAGTGGATGGAGAG ATTCGGGCCTGGCACTCAGCACTTGGTGCTCAATGAAAACTCCTCTGCTGTGCACAACCCACGCAGCTACAAGATCCAAACTCAGCTGAACCTCATCCACCCAGAGATCTTCCCTCTGCTCACCACCTACCAGAGCAAG GAAGCAGAGGCTGCTTGCCCTGTGCCTATCGTGCGAGGGGAGTGCCTCCTGAAATACCACCTCAGGCCTCAGCAGGAGTGGCAGAG AGATGCTGTGACTGTCTGTGATCCTGACACGTTTGTTAGTGAAGCCTTGGATCTCCCTGACTTCCAGACCCGTGTGAAGGAGTGCAAAGAGAGCCTGTCTGCTGTACCAG GAAATGCGGGTGCTTATCCTGAGATTGTGTTCTTGGGAACAGGATCTGCAATTCCAATGAAAATCCGCAATGTCAGCTCCACGCTGGTGAACACCAG TGCTACccgctccctgctgctggactGTGGAGAAGGAACCTTTGGACAGCTCTGCCGCCACTACGGAGAGCAAGTTGACCAAGTGCTGTGTAACCTGGTGGCTGTGTTTGTGTCCCACATGCACACGGATCATCATTCG GGGCTGGTGAATATCCTGATGGAGCGAAGGAGAGCTTTT GCAGCCCTTGGTCAGGCTTTCAGCCCTCTGTTTCTGGTAGCACCTGAGCAGATCATGCCTTGGCTGCATGAGTACCACAATAACTGTGAGGAGATTCTTGGAGACATCAA AATGATTCCTTCTCAGTCTCTTGTGAAAGGCTGTGAGAACATCAGACCCAAAGCCAAGGAGTTTGTGAGCTCTCTCTTAGAGAGCTACGACCTGGCTGAG TTTCAGACCTGTGAAGTCCAACActgtaaaaatgcttttgcatgTTCAGTGATCCACAAGTCTGGCTGGAAAGTAGTTTATTCTGGTGATACAATGCCCTGCATGGCCTTAGTGCAAATGG GTAAAAATGCCAACCTGCTGATCCACGAAGCCACGCTGGAAGATGGCATGGAAAAAGAAGCTATAGAGAAGACCCACAG CACGACCTCCCAGGCCATCCAGACTGGGATGAAGATGAATGCAGAGTTCATCATGCTCAATCACTTCAGTCAGAGATACGCCAAGATCCCACTGTTCAGCGAAGACTTCAGCGAGAAGGTTGGCATTGCCTTTGACCACATGAGG GTACGTTTCGGTGACTTCCCGGCCATCCCGAAGCTGATCCCGCCCCTGAAGGCTTTGTTTGCAGACGACATCGTGGAGATGGAGGAGCGCAAGGAGAAGAGGGAGCTGCGGCTGCTGAAGGAGACTGCCCTGGTGCTGGACAAACTGACCAGGGGGGACAGCACGGAGGCAGCGTGCCAGAAACGGAAACAAGCCAAGAACCATCAGGAAGTGCCAGACAAGAAGCTTAAAACAGTCAACTGA